Proteins found in one Pseudomonas mosselii genomic segment:
- a CDS encoding Hcp family type VI secretion system effector → MAVDIFIKIGDIKGESHDKAHKDEIDVLNWSWGMSQSGNMHMGSGGGSGKVNIQDLSITKYIDKSSPNLMAHCSSGKHIDKVKLTVRKAGGESQVEYLIINLEEVIVSSLSTGGSGSDDRLTENVTLNFAKVTVDYQPQKADGTKEGGPIKYGWNIRSNVKI, encoded by the coding sequence ATGGCTGTAGATATTTTCATCAAGATCGGCGACATCAAGGGCGAGTCCCACGACAAGGCCCACAAGGACGAAATCGACGTCCTGAACTGGAGCTGGGGCATGTCCCAGTCCGGCAACATGCACATGGGCAGCGGCGGCGGTTCGGGCAAGGTCAACATCCAGGACCTGTCGATCACCAAGTACATCGACAAGTCCAGCCCCAACCTGATGGCCCACTGCTCCAGCGGCAAGCACATCGACAAGGTCAAGCTGACCGTGCGCAAGGCCGGCGGTGAAAGCCAGGTCGAGTACCTGATCATCAACCTCGAAGAGGTGATCGTCAGCTCGCTGAGCACCGGCGGCTCGGGCAGCGACGACCGCCTGACCGAGAACGTGACCCTGAACTTCGCCAAGGTCACCGTCGACTATCAGCCGCAGAAGGCCGACGGCACCAAGGAAGGCGGCCCGATCAAGTACGGCTGGAACATCCGCTCCAACGTCAAGATCTGA
- the tssG gene encoding type VI secretion system baseplate subunit TssG — protein MERQARAQADPVSTLQAMQAQPWEYDFFQALRRLEAENPELPRFGHSLRLADEPVRLGQRLDCGFAPATLASVTANDDQPARLEQFFFGLGGPNGPLPLHLTEYMRERQRNHADPTSKRFLDIFHHRLLSLFYRAWAEARPTVSHDRPGDDYWAARLAALSGRGQPELQDQGPLADTAKLHWSGHLAAQTRYPDGLCSILSSYFGVPVQLEEYVGQWLELPERSQLGVRANRLGMDLCLGRYVWDRQHKFRLCLGPLTLDQYHALLPGGQAFVELAAWVAEYLGQELDWDLNLILAQGQVPALQLNAGQRLGFDTWLGRPSHDARDLKLARYYADQPVAAPLTRSQDHG, from the coding sequence CTGGAACGCCAAGCCCGGGCGCAGGCCGACCCTGTGAGCACGCTACAGGCCATGCAGGCGCAGCCCTGGGAGTACGACTTCTTCCAGGCCTTGCGTCGCCTCGAGGCGGAAAACCCCGAGCTGCCGCGCTTCGGCCATTCGCTGCGCCTGGCCGACGAGCCGGTGCGCCTGGGGCAGCGCCTGGACTGCGGCTTCGCCCCGGCGACGCTGGCCTCGGTCACGGCCAACGACGATCAGCCGGCGCGCCTGGAGCAGTTCTTCTTCGGCCTCGGCGGCCCCAACGGCCCGCTGCCGCTGCACCTGACCGAGTACATGCGCGAACGCCAGCGCAACCACGCCGACCCGACCAGCAAACGCTTCCTCGACATCTTCCACCACCGCTTGCTGAGCCTGTTCTACCGCGCCTGGGCCGAGGCCCGGCCGACCGTCAGCCACGACCGCCCCGGTGACGACTACTGGGCCGCGCGCCTGGCCGCCCTCAGCGGCCGCGGCCAGCCGGAACTGCAAGACCAGGGGCCGCTGGCCGACACCGCCAAGCTGCACTGGTCCGGCCACCTGGCGGCGCAGACCCGCTACCCGGACGGCCTGTGCAGCATCCTGTCGAGCTATTTCGGCGTGCCGGTGCAGCTCGAGGAGTACGTCGGCCAGTGGCTGGAGCTGCCCGAGCGCAGCCAGCTCGGCGTGCGCGCCAACCGCCTGGGCATGGACCTGTGCCTGGGCCGCTACGTCTGGGACCGCCAGCACAAGTTCCGCCTGTGCCTGGGCCCGCTGACCCTCGACCAGTACCACGCGCTGCTCCCCGGTGGGCAGGCGTTCGTCGAGCTGGCGGCCTGGGTCGCCGAGTATCTGGGCCAGGAACTGGACTGGGACCTCAACCTCATCCTCGCGCAGGGCCAGGTGCCCGCGCTGCAACTCAATGCCGGTCAGCGCCTGGGGTTCGACACCTGGCTCGGCCGCCCCTCGCACGATGCACGCGACCTGAAGCTGGCCCGGTACTACGCCGACCAGCCGGTCGCCGCGCCCCTCACAAGGAGTCAGGACCATGGGTGA
- a CDS encoding type VI secretion system amidase effector protein Tae4: MAKPSFINLWNAYPKVSSPCDGPWDNQCAIRMSIALNGEMSLKVNKSTYTEPKCAHGHARGAESLANWLERQLGRPQRIGGSAQERDKLKAKTGIIFYKDCFARTGQSQENRTGDHIDLWNRGLTKGFSDQNYQSKQVWFWELT, translated from the coding sequence ATGGCCAAGCCTTCTTTCATCAACTTGTGGAATGCCTATCCGAAGGTGTCCTCGCCCTGCGATGGACCGTGGGACAATCAGTGCGCCATCCGCATGAGCATCGCGCTCAACGGCGAGATGAGCCTCAAGGTCAACAAATCGACTTATACCGAACCCAAGTGCGCCCATGGCCATGCCCGTGGCGCCGAATCCCTGGCCAACTGGCTGGAGCGCCAGCTGGGACGCCCGCAGCGCATCGGCGGCAGCGCCCAGGAGCGCGACAAGCTCAAAGCCAAGACCGGGATCATCTTCTACAAGGACTGCTTCGCCCGCACCGGGCAAAGCCAGGAAAACCGCACGGGCGACCATATCGACCTGTGGAACCGCGGCCTGACCAAGGGCTTCTCCGATCAGAACTACCAGTCGAAACAGGTCTGGTTCTGGGAGCTGACATGA
- the tssF gene encoding type VI secretion system baseplate subunit TssF — MNPRLLELYNQELQHIREGAAEFAKEYPKIAGRLTLSGIECADPYVERLLEGFAYLTARVQLKLDAEYPTFTHNLLEIAYPHYLAPTPSMTVVQLQTDPDEGSLAAGFQLPRDSVLRANLGRNSQTPCEFRSTQDVTLWPLQVARAEYFGNPGAVLGRLAASEPKARAGLRLTLRSGAEIPFNSLPLTHLPLYLNGADETPYRLYEQLLGSACAVFVRQPGADWVERIPVEQALLPCGFDDREAALPVVPQAFQGYRLLQEYFALPQRFLFVDFAGLERAVKRCDGQELELLVLFERFDPTLESSVGSAQFVPFCTPAINLFPRRVDRIHLTDRVHEHHVIADRTRPTDFEIHSLQQVAGHGTGPDQAFLPFYAVRDPSRYGRDQAYYIVRREPRVLSSEQRRNGTRSSYMGSETFVSLVDGHQAPYRHDLRQLGISALCSNRDLPLFMNVGDGRSDFSLADSAPVSAVRCLAGPSRPKASHAHDNRAWRLISQLSLNYLSLAEQGQGAAALRELLRLYGDQQDSALQLQIDGLREVSCKPCTRRLPMPGPIVFGRGLEITLTFDENAFRGTGVFLLGAVFERFLTRYVSINSFTETVLRTSERGEIMRWNAKPGRRPTL; from the coding sequence ATGAACCCGCGCCTGCTCGAACTGTACAACCAGGAACTGCAGCATATCCGCGAGGGTGCCGCCGAGTTCGCCAAGGAATACCCGAAGATCGCCGGGCGCCTGACGCTGTCCGGGATCGAATGCGCCGACCCCTATGTCGAGCGCCTGCTGGAAGGCTTCGCCTACCTCACCGCGCGGGTGCAGCTCAAGCTCGACGCCGAGTACCCGACCTTCACCCACAACCTGCTGGAAATCGCCTACCCGCATTACCTGGCGCCGACCCCGTCGATGACCGTGGTGCAACTGCAGACCGACCCCGACGAGGGCTCGCTGGCCGCCGGTTTCCAGCTGCCCCGCGACAGCGTGCTGCGCGCCAACCTCGGCCGCAACTCGCAGACGCCGTGCGAATTCCGCAGCACCCAGGACGTCACCCTGTGGCCGCTGCAGGTGGCCCGCGCCGAATACTTCGGCAACCCCGGCGCCGTGCTCGGGCGCCTGGCCGCCAGCGAGCCGAAGGCCCGTGCCGGCCTGCGCCTGACCTTGCGCAGCGGCGCGGAAATCCCGTTCAACAGCCTGCCGCTGACGCACCTGCCGCTGTACCTCAATGGCGCCGATGAAACGCCCTATCGCCTGTACGAGCAACTGCTGGGCAGCGCCTGCGCGGTGTTCGTGCGCCAGCCGGGGGCCGACTGGGTCGAGCGCATCCCGGTCGAGCAGGCCTTGCTGCCGTGCGGCTTCGACGATCGCGAAGCGGCGTTGCCGGTGGTGCCCCAGGCGTTCCAGGGCTATCGCCTGTTGCAGGAATACTTCGCCCTGCCGCAGCGTTTCCTGTTCGTCGATTTCGCCGGGCTGGAGCGCGCGGTCAAACGTTGCGACGGCCAGGAACTGGAGCTGCTGGTCCTGTTCGAGCGCTTCGACCCCACGCTGGAGAGCAGCGTGGGCAGCGCGCAGTTTGTGCCGTTCTGCACCCCGGCGATCAACCTGTTCCCGCGCCGGGTCGACCGCATCCACCTGACCGACCGGGTCCACGAGCACCATGTGATCGCCGACCGCACCCGGCCCACTGATTTCGAGATCCACTCGCTGCAGCAGGTCGCCGGCCACGGCACCGGGCCGGACCAGGCGTTTTTGCCGTTCTACGCCGTGCGCGACCCGTCGCGCTACGGCCGTGACCAGGCCTACTACATCGTCCGTCGCGAGCCTCGGGTGCTGTCCAGCGAGCAGCGACGCAACGGCACGCGCTCCAGCTACATGGGCAGCGAGACCTTCGTCAGCCTGGTCGACGGCCACCAGGCACCGTACCGCCACGACCTGCGCCAGCTGGGCATCAGCGCGCTGTGCAGCAACCGCGACCTGCCGCTGTTCATGAACGTCGGCGACGGCCGCAGCGACTTCAGCCTGGCCGACAGCGCCCCGGTGTCCGCCGTGCGCTGCCTGGCCGGCCCCAGCCGACCGAAGGCCAGCCATGCCCACGACAACCGGGCCTGGCGCCTGATCAGCCAACTGTCGCTGAACTACCTGTCCCTGGCCGAACAGGGCCAAGGCGCCGCCGCCCTGCGCGAACTGCTGCGCCTGTACGGCGACCAGCAGGACAGTGCCCTGCAACTGCAGATCGACGGCCTGCGCGAGGTCAGTTGCAAGCCCTGCACCCGGCGCCTGCCGATGCCCGGGCCGATCGTCTTCGGCCGCGGCCTGGAGATCACCCTGACGTTCGACGAAAACGCCTTCCGCGGCACCGGCGTGTTCCTCCTGGGCGCGGTGTTCGAGCGCTTCCTGACTCGCTACGTGTCGATCAACAGTTTCACCGAAACCGTGCTGCGCACCAGCGAACGTGGCGAGATCATGCGCTGGAACGCCAAGCCCGGGCGCAGGCCGACCCTGTGA
- the tssC gene encoding type VI secretion system contractile sheath large subunit produces MNDPLRDSQAPQAATQDPSEFASLLLQEFKPKTERAKEAVESAVRTLAEQALAQTSLVSNDAIGSIEQIIAAIDAKLTAQVNQIIHHDDFQKLESAWRGLHYLVNNTESDEQLKIRVLNISKNDLHKTLKKFKGTAWDQSPIFKKLYEEEYGQFGGEPYGCLVGDYYFDQSPPDVELLGEVSKVCASMHAPFISAASPTVMGMGSWQELSNPRDLTKIFTTPEYAGWRSLRESEDSRYIGLTMPRFLARLPYGAKTDPVEAFAFEEDTDGADSSKYTWANAAYAMAVNINRSFKYYGWCSRIRGVESGGEVEGLPAHTFPTDDGGVDMKCPTEIAISDRREAELAKNGFMPLLHKKNTDFAAFIGAQSLQKPAEYDDPDATANANLAARLPYLFATCRFAHYLKCIVRDKIGSFKEKDEMQRWLQDWILNYVDGDPAHSTETTKAQHPLAAAEVVVEEVEGNPGYYNSRFYLRPHYQLEGLTVSLRLVSKLPSAKGA; encoded by the coding sequence ATGAACGATCCGTTGCGCGACAGCCAGGCCCCCCAGGCGGCCACCCAGGACCCGAGCGAGTTCGCCAGCCTGCTGCTGCAGGAATTCAAGCCCAAGACCGAGCGGGCCAAGGAAGCCGTCGAGAGCGCCGTGCGCACCCTCGCCGAACAGGCCCTGGCGCAGACCAGCCTGGTGTCCAACGATGCCATCGGTTCGATCGAGCAGATCATCGCCGCCATCGACGCCAAGCTCACCGCCCAGGTCAACCAGATCATCCACCACGATGACTTCCAGAAGCTGGAAAGCGCCTGGCGCGGCTTGCACTATCTGGTCAACAACACCGAGAGCGACGAGCAGCTGAAGATCCGCGTGCTCAACATCTCGAAGAACGACCTGCACAAGACCCTGAAAAAATTCAAGGGCACCGCCTGGGACCAGAGCCCGATCTTCAAGAAGCTCTACGAAGAGGAATACGGCCAGTTCGGTGGCGAACCCTACGGCTGCCTGGTGGGCGACTACTACTTCGACCAGTCGCCACCCGATGTCGAGCTACTGGGCGAGGTATCCAAAGTTTGCGCCTCGATGCACGCGCCATTCATCTCCGCCGCTTCGCCGACGGTGATGGGCATGGGCTCGTGGCAGGAGCTGTCCAACCCGCGCGACCTGACCAAGATCTTCACCACCCCGGAATACGCCGGCTGGCGTTCGCTGCGTGAATCGGAAGACTCGCGCTACATCGGCCTGACCATGCCGCGCTTCCTGGCGCGCCTGCCCTACGGCGCCAAGACCGACCCGGTGGAAGCGTTCGCCTTCGAGGAAGACACCGACGGCGCCGACAGCAGCAAGTACACCTGGGCCAACGCCGCCTATGCCATGGCGGTGAACATCAACCGCTCGTTCAAGTACTACGGCTGGTGCTCGCGCATCCGCGGCGTGGAATCCGGCGGCGAAGTCGAAGGCCTGCCGGCGCACACCTTCCCCACCGACGACGGTGGCGTGGACATGAAGTGCCCGACCGAGATCGCCATCTCCGATCGCCGCGAGGCGGAGCTGGCCAAGAACGGCTTCATGCCGCTGCTGCACAAGAAGAATACCGACTTCGCCGCCTTCATCGGTGCGCAGTCGCTGCAGAAGCCGGCCGAATACGACGACCCGGACGCCACCGCCAACGCCAACCTGGCCGCGCGCCTGCCGTACCTGTTCGCCACCTGCCGCTTCGCCCATTACCTGAAGTGCATCGTTCGCGACAAGATCGGCTCGTTCAAGGAAAAGGACGAGATGCAGCGCTGGCTGCAGGACTGGATCCTCAACTACGTCGACGGCGACCCGGCGCACTCCACCGAGACCACCAAGGCCCAGCACCCGCTGGCGGCCGCCGAAGTGGTGGTCGAGGAAGTCGAAGGCAACCCGGGTTACTACAACTCGCGCTTCTACCTGCGCCCGCACTACCAGCTCGAAGGGCTGACCGTGTCGCTGCGCCTGGTGTCGAAGCTGCCTTCGGCCAAAGGGGCCTGA
- the tssH gene encoding type VI secretion system ATPase TssH, whose product MGEISRAALFGKLNSVAYKAIEAATVFCKLRGNPYVELAHWLHQLLQLQDSDLHRIIRQFNVEPARLARDLTDALDRLPRGSTSITDLSSQVEEAVERGWVYGSLMFGESQVRTGYLLVGILKTPSLRNALLGLSSEFAKLKVEALSERFDEYVGDSPENNLAASDGFSAAAPGEASGAVAPAAMGKQEALKRFTVDLTEQARSGKLDPIVGRDEEIRQLVDILMRRRQNNPILTGEAGVGKTAVVEGFALRIVAGDVPPALKDVELRSLDVGLLQAGASMKGEFEQRLRQVIEDVQASPKPIILFIDEAHTLVGAGGAAGTGDAANLLKPALARGSLRTVAATTWAEYKKHIEKDPALTRRFQVVQVDEPSEAKALLMMRGVASTMEKHHQVQILDEALEAAVRLSHRYIPARQLPDKSVSLLDTACARVAISLHAVPAEVDDSRRRIEALEVELQIIAREAAIGVSTEQRQAQADSLLAEERERLAALESRWAEEKALVDELLATRAQLREQVGVVDQEVDVQGSHELREKLVDLQQRLSQLQGESPLILPTVDYQAVASVVADWTGIPVGRMARNEIETVLNLDSHLAKRIIGQDHALKMIAKRIQTSRAGLDNPNKPIGVFMLAGTSGVGKTETALALAEAMYGGEQNLITINMSEFQEAHTVSTLKGAPPGYVGYGEGGVLTEAVRRRPYSVVLLDEVEKAHPDVHEIFFQVFDKGVMEDGEGRQIDFRNTLILLTTNAGTELIANICKDPQALPDPEAVATSLRKPLLEIFPPALLGRLVTIPYYPLSDAMLKAITRLQLERIRKRVEGTHKVGFAYDDGVVELIVSRCTETESGGRMIDAILTNGLLPDMSREFLTRLLEGKPLASVSISRRDNDLHYDFGAAD is encoded by the coding sequence ATGGGTGAAATCAGCCGCGCCGCGCTGTTCGGCAAACTCAACAGCGTCGCCTACAAGGCCATCGAGGCCGCCACGGTGTTCTGCAAGCTGCGGGGCAACCCCTATGTCGAGCTGGCGCACTGGCTGCACCAGCTGCTGCAGCTGCAGGACAGCGACCTGCACCGCATCATCCGCCAGTTCAACGTCGAGCCGGCACGCCTGGCCCGCGACCTGACCGATGCCCTGGACCGCCTGCCACGGGGCTCGACCTCGATCACCGACCTGTCCTCCCAGGTGGAAGAGGCCGTCGAGCGCGGCTGGGTCTACGGTAGCCTGATGTTCGGCGAAAGCCAGGTGCGCACCGGCTACCTGCTGGTCGGCATCCTCAAGACCCCGAGCCTGCGCAATGCGCTGCTGGGGCTGTCCAGCGAGTTCGCCAAACTGAAGGTCGAGGCGCTGAGCGAGCGTTTCGACGAGTACGTCGGCGACTCGCCGGAAAACAACCTGGCCGCCAGCGACGGCTTCAGCGCCGCGGCGCCGGGCGAGGCCAGCGGCGCCGTGGCCCCGGCGGCGATGGGCAAGCAGGAAGCGCTCAAGCGCTTCACCGTCGACCTCACCGAGCAGGCCCGCAGCGGCAAGCTCGACCCCATCGTCGGCCGTGACGAGGAGATCCGCCAGTTGGTCGACATCCTCATGCGCCGCCGCCAGAACAACCCGATCCTCACCGGCGAGGCCGGCGTCGGCAAGACCGCCGTGGTCGAAGGCTTCGCCCTGCGCATCGTCGCCGGCGACGTGCCGCCGGCACTGAAGGACGTCGAGCTGCGCAGCCTGGACGTCGGCCTGCTGCAGGCCGGCGCCAGCATGAAGGGCGAGTTCGAACAGCGCCTGCGCCAGGTGATCGAGGACGTGCAGGCCTCGCCCAAGCCGATCATCCTGTTCATCGACGAAGCCCATACCCTGGTCGGTGCCGGCGGCGCGGCCGGCACCGGTGATGCCGCCAATCTGCTCAAGCCGGCCCTGGCCCGTGGCAGCCTGCGCACCGTGGCCGCGACCACCTGGGCCGAATACAAAAAGCATATCGAGAAGGACCCGGCCTTGACCCGGCGTTTCCAGGTGGTCCAGGTGGACGAGCCAAGCGAAGCCAAGGCGCTGCTGATGATGCGCGGCGTGGCCTCGACCATGGAGAAGCACCATCAGGTGCAGATCCTCGACGAAGCGCTGGAAGCCGCCGTGAGGCTGTCGCACCGCTACATTCCGGCACGCCAGCTGCCGGACAAGTCGGTGAGCCTGCTCGACACCGCCTGCGCCCGCGTCGCCATCAGCCTGCACGCGGTGCCGGCCGAGGTGGACGACAGCCGCCGGCGCATCGAGGCGCTGGAGGTGGAACTGCAGATCATTGCCCGCGAAGCCGCCATCGGCGTCAGCACCGAGCAGCGCCAAGCCCAGGCCGACAGCCTGCTGGCCGAGGAGCGCGAGCGCCTGGCCGCCTTGGAAAGCCGCTGGGCGGAGGAGAAAGCCCTGGTTGACGAGCTGCTGGCCACCCGCGCGCAACTACGTGAACAGGTCGGCGTGGTCGATCAGGAAGTGGACGTGCAGGGCAGCCATGAACTGCGCGAAAAACTCGTCGACCTGCAGCAGCGTCTGAGCCAGCTGCAAGGCGAGAGCCCGCTGATCCTGCCGACCGTGGACTACCAGGCGGTGGCCTCGGTGGTCGCCGACTGGACCGGCATCCCGGTGGGCCGCATGGCGCGCAACGAGATCGAGACCGTGCTCAACCTCGACAGCCACCTGGCCAAGCGCATCATCGGCCAGGACCACGCGCTGAAGATGATCGCCAAGCGCATCCAGACCTCCCGCGCCGGCCTCGACAACCCGAACAAGCCCATCGGCGTGTTCATGCTCGCCGGCACCTCCGGGGTGGGCAAGACCGAGACCGCGCTGGCCCTGGCCGAGGCCATGTACGGCGGCGAGCAGAACCTGATCACCATCAACATGAGCGAGTTCCAGGAGGCCCACACCGTCTCCACCCTCAAGGGCGCCCCACCCGGCTATGTCGGCTACGGCGAGGGCGGCGTGCTGACCGAGGCGGTGCGCCGTCGCCCGTACAGCGTGGTGCTGCTGGACGAGGTGGAGAAAGCCCACCCCGACGTGCACGAGATCTTCTTCCAGGTGTTCGACAAGGGCGTGATGGAAGACGGCGAAGGCCGCCAGATCGATTTTCGCAACACCCTGATCCTGCTCACCACCAACGCTGGCACCGAGCTGATCGCCAACATCTGCAAGGACCCACAGGCCCTGCCCGACCCGGAGGCCGTGGCCACCTCGCTGCGCAAGCCGCTGCTGGAGATCTTCCCGCCGGCGCTGCTCGGCCGCCTGGTGACCATCCCCTACTACCCACTCAGCGACGCCATGCTCAAGGCCATCACCCGCCTGCAGCTGGAGCGCATCCGCAAGCGCGTGGAAGGCACCCACAAGGTCGGCTTCGCCTACGACGACGGCGTGGTCGAGCTGATCGTCTCGCGCTGCACCGAGACCGAAAGCGGAGGCCGCATGATCGACGCCATCCTCACCAACGGCCTGCTGCCGGACATGAGCCGCGAGTTCCTGACCCGCCTGCTCGAGGGCAAGCCGCTGGCCAGCGTCAGCATCAGCCGTCGTGACAACGACTTGCACTATGACTTCGGCGCCGCCGACTGA
- the tssB gene encoding type VI secretion system contractile sheath small subunit has protein sequence MAKDSSQKFIARNRAPRVQIEYDVELYGAEKKVQLPFVMGVLSDLAGKPAEPLPAVADRKFLEIDVDNFDSRLKAMKPRVAFNVPNELTGEGNLSLDITFESMDDFSPAAVARKVDALNQLLEARTQLANLLTYMDGKTGAEDIILKAIKDPALLQALASAPKPADTEPKA, from the coding sequence GTGGCGAAAGACAGCTCCCAGAAATTCATCGCGCGCAACCGTGCGCCGCGGGTACAGATCGAATATGACGTCGAGCTGTACGGCGCCGAGAAGAAGGTCCAGCTGCCCTTCGTCATGGGCGTGCTCTCGGACCTCGCCGGCAAGCCCGCCGAGCCGCTGCCGGCCGTGGCCGACCGCAAGTTCCTGGAGATCGACGTCGACAACTTCGACTCGCGCCTGAAGGCCATGAAGCCCCGCGTGGCGTTCAATGTGCCCAACGAGCTGACCGGTGAAGGCAACCTGAGCCTGGACATCACCTTCGAGAGCATGGACGACTTCAGCCCCGCCGCCGTGGCACGCAAGGTCGATGCCCTGAACCAGCTGCTCGAGGCCCGCACCCAGCTGGCCAACCTGCTGACCTACATGGACGGCAAGACCGGCGCCGAGGACATCATCCTCAAGGCCATCAAGGACCCGGCCCTGCTCCAGGCCCTGGCCAGCGCGCCGAAACCTGCCGACACCGAGCCGAAGGCCTGA
- the tssE gene encoding type VI secretion system baseplate subunit TssE translates to MVAEIATRDRLQPSLLDRLTDDEPGNPQEAPDKRVLSLQQLKASVLRDLAWLLNTTSLLDTGATLNSPAGASVINYGLPALAGNSASNIDLNALERIIHQAIATYEPRILAHTLKVRAQAAPGEMNANALSFEIEGDLWAQPAALPLLLQTDVDLESGHVRVAPADRRRRA, encoded by the coding sequence GTGGTAGCCGAGATCGCCACCCGCGACCGCCTGCAGCCCTCGCTGCTGGATCGCCTGACCGACGACGAGCCGGGCAACCCGCAGGAAGCCCCCGACAAGCGCGTGCTCAGCCTGCAGCAGCTCAAGGCCTCGGTGCTGCGCGACCTGGCCTGGCTGCTCAACACCACCTCGCTGCTCGACACCGGCGCCACGCTGAATTCCCCGGCAGGCGCCTCGGTGATCAACTACGGCCTGCCGGCCCTGGCCGGCAACAGCGCGTCGAACATCGACCTCAACGCGCTCGAACGTATCATCCACCAGGCCATCGCCACCTACGAGCCGCGCATCCTTGCCCATACCCTGAAGGTGCGCGCCCAGGCCGCCCCCGGCGAGATGAACGCCAACGCCCTGAGCTTCGAAATCGAAGGCGACCTGTGGGCCCAGCCGGCGGCCCTGCCGCTGCTGTTGCAGACCGACGTGGACCTGGAGTCCGGGCACGTGCGCGTGGCCCCCGCCGACCGCCGGAGACGCGCATGA